The Lewinellaceae bacterium genome has a segment encoding these proteins:
- the cysD gene encoding sulfate adenylyltransferase subunit CysD, protein MTYSLNHLEELEAESIFIFREVAARFENPVLLFSGGKDSILLGHLARKAFHPAKIPFPFLHIDTGHNFEETILFRDEFVEKFGIKMIVASVEEAIVAGQITDEKGYYASRNLLQTTVLLNKIEAEKYDAAIGGGRRDEEKARSKERFFSHRDEFGQWDPKNQRPELWNLFNSKKHFGEHFRVFPISNWTELDVWQYLEKEKVELPTLYFAHKRKVFEREGMLLADSPYINKKPEEKVVEKMIRCRTIGDMTCTGVWESSADSIEAIIKEIASSRLTERGGRTDDKRSETSMEDRKKEGYF, encoded by the coding sequence ATGACTTATTCCCTGAACCACCTGGAAGAATTAGAAGCCGAATCCATTTTCATTTTCCGTGAGGTGGCTGCCCGTTTTGAAAACCCGGTCTTATTGTTCTCCGGCGGTAAGGATTCCATATTGCTGGGGCACCTGGCCCGAAAAGCTTTTCATCCGGCTAAAATTCCTTTTCCTTTTTTGCATATAGACACGGGTCATAATTTTGAAGAAACGATTCTTTTCAGGGATGAGTTTGTTGAAAAATTCGGCATCAAAATGATCGTAGCTTCGGTAGAAGAGGCCATCGTTGCTGGGCAGATCACGGATGAAAAAGGATATTATGCCTCAAGAAATTTACTTCAGACGACAGTTTTGCTGAATAAAATTGAAGCGGAAAAATATGACGCGGCCATTGGCGGCGGTCGCCGGGATGAAGAAAAAGCCCGGTCCAAGGAACGATTCTTTTCTCACCGCGATGAATTCGGTCAGTGGGATCCCAAAAATCAGCGGCCGGAATTGTGGAACCTTTTCAACAGCAAAAAACATTTTGGCGAACATTTTCGGGTATTTCCCATCAGCAACTGGACGGAGCTGGACGTATGGCAATACCTGGAAAAAGAAAAAGTTGAATTGCCCACGCTCTATTTCGCCCATAAACGAAAAGTCTTTGAACGGGAGGGAATGCTCCTGGCCGACAGTCCTTACATCAATAAAAAACCGGAAGAAAAAGTGGTCGAAAAAATGATTCGATGCAGAACCATCGGAGATATGACCTGCACCGGAGTATGGGAATCCTCCGCCGACAGCATTGAAGCCATTATCAAAGAAATAGCCTCCTCCCGTTTAACAGAAAGAGGCGGCCGGACCGATGACAAACGGAGTGAAACCAGTATGGAAGACCGAAAAAAAGAAGGCTATTTTTGA
- a CDS encoding CHAT domain-containing protein: MLVKDISLDDFILLDAGLTVAQARKKLEASDAHFVIIERKEGQEIYHYLYQKAEVLYRIDSFKGDQNLTVALNLHEYTSVETVDPDQSVDMLFPDEPYIILDRSVPVGYVIPKQEELEEVVLPDSPFDDVIGEEDFDFMEPPGAPDSGGTKGAEPDEEEDNSTDTFEAYPSISDPGKIEKSEKFKVYVGFSSELDKTLQDVQKVVIEKPKESASVQVSLMAIGATVSTGKMKPLALHPDAQVLFECTVNPDAEEVNLIATYFYEFQPVGTARRNIVVGKSSREADHKTDDEEKGCSINLDGILTQEGKVDLTVTIKKDEAAGQLHWKITAPDPEIDAFKKVSYGDAQSFAKTLGGELKKEDFKSRIAQNALITLGQDIADLIPAEFFDAFKKVSLAIDRTPRILIWTDEPYIPWELAFSNKFSPDNKTSDFLGIQAIVGRWWLHQRVVSPPPTGIEVHRITAIAADYPFGSKVKQLEEAIKEKEFLKDNFGATIIEAKKDAILDMTGETPPVSGHILHMALHGYSDPTHNEQKIIVEDGELSPNALIGVYNCGDVPPISFMFLNACQVGTAGASLGQASGFPGILLKKGMMGFVAPLWEVHDTHARAFAENFYRETLENKRPVAEVLLELRKNYNYKESLTPLAYLFYGNPALTLNYKKGTK, encoded by the coding sequence ATGCTCGTTAAAGACATTTCACTCGATGACTTCATCCTGCTTGATGCTGGTCTGACTGTTGCCCAAGCCCGAAAAAAGCTTGAAGCCTCAGATGCTCATTTCGTCATTATAGAACGAAAGGAAGGGCAGGAAATTTATCATTATTTGTACCAAAAAGCAGAAGTGCTTTACAGGATCGATTCTTTTAAAGGGGATCAAAATCTTACGGTCGCCTTAAATCTCCACGAATATACGTCCGTAGAAACAGTAGATCCCGATCAGTCGGTGGATATGCTGTTTCCGGATGAGCCTTATATCATTCTCGACCGCTCCGTACCGGTGGGTTACGTGATTCCAAAGCAGGAGGAACTGGAAGAGGTGGTGCTTCCGGATAGCCCGTTTGATGATGTGATTGGGGAAGAGGATTTTGACTTTATGGAGCCGCCGGGTGCACCAGATAGCGGAGGCACCAAAGGAGCAGAACCCGACGAGGAGGAGGATAATTCGACAGATACATTTGAAGCCTATCCAAGCATCAGTGATCCGGGTAAAATTGAAAAGAGTGAAAAGTTTAAGGTTTATGTAGGGTTTAGCAGTGAGCTGGATAAAACCTTGCAGGATGTTCAGAAGGTGGTGATTGAAAAACCAAAGGAATCGGCTTCTGTTCAGGTTTCCTTAATGGCGATAGGCGCTACGGTTTCTACAGGAAAAATGAAACCCCTCGCTTTGCATCCCGATGCACAGGTACTTTTTGAATGTACCGTGAACCCGGATGCGGAAGAAGTCAATTTGATAGCGACCTATTTTTATGAGTTTCAGCCGGTAGGTACAGCCCGGAGAAATATTGTAGTTGGAAAATCCTCCCGGGAGGCAGACCATAAAACGGATGATGAAGAAAAAGGATGCAGCATCAATCTTGATGGCATCCTTACGCAGGAAGGTAAAGTCGATCTGACGGTTACCATCAAAAAAGATGAAGCTGCGGGTCAATTACACTGGAAGATTACGGCTCCGGATCCCGAAATTGATGCCTTTAAAAAAGTGTCTTACGGGGATGCCCAAAGTTTTGCCAAAACATTGGGAGGTGAACTCAAAAAGGAAGATTTTAAATCACGCATCGCACAGAATGCCCTGATCACGCTGGGGCAGGATATCGCAGATTTGATTCCTGCTGAATTTTTTGATGCTTTCAAAAAGGTTAGTCTTGCTATTGACCGCACCCCACGCATCCTGATCTGGACCGATGAGCCCTACATTCCGTGGGAGCTGGCCTTTTCCAATAAATTTTCTCCCGATAATAAAACCTCTGATTTTTTGGGCATTCAGGCTATAGTCGGCAGATGGTGGTTGCACCAGCGTGTGGTGAGTCCGCCTCCGACGGGAATAGAAGTGCATCGCATTACCGCTATAGCAGCAGATTATCCTTTTGGTTCCAAGGTCAAACAATTGGAAGAAGCGATCAAGGAAAAAGAATTTCTGAAAGATAATTTCGGGGCAACCATTATAGAAGCTAAAAAAGATGCCATCCTCGATATGACGGGTGAAACGCCTCCGGTCAGCGGGCATATTTTACACATGGCACTCCATGGTTATAGTGACCCCACTCACAACGAACAAAAGATCATCGTGGAAGACGGAGAACTCAGCCCCAACGCCTTGATCGGTGTTTATAATTGCGGAGATGTTCCGCCCATTTCCTTTATGTTCTTAAATGCCTGCCAGGTGGGAACAGCGGGGGCTTCCCTCGGGCAGGCCAGCGGATTTCCGGGCATATTGCTCAAAAAAGGGATGATGGGATTCGTTGCTCCGCTTTGGGAGGTTCATGATACCCATGCCCGGGCTTTCGCCGAAAATTTTTACAGGGAAACCCTGGAGAACAAACGACCTGTAGCGGAAGTCTTACTCGAACTCCGTAAAAATTATAATTATAAAGAATCCCTGACCCCGTTGGCCTACCTTTTTTATGGCAACCCGGCATTGACTTTGAATTATAAAAAAGGAACAAAGTAA
- a CDS encoding TraB/GumN family protein, which produces MHKKFVLLFLSVIMITLGLKAQTESSGDAPTEKSLLWKIEGNGLTTPSYLFGTIHMIGEEDFILRENVKSALENAAQITFEINMDDMTDMAAMLPLVMKMFMKNDTTLRDLLVEEDYLLVKEHFKKSDLPLPMSFLEKMKPMFLTMLDPEAMGGMSMEDGEVVSYEMELYEMAQKQNKEIGGLETAEYQMSVFDKIPYKAQAEMLVQGIKSTEDTAAIDQLKVMVEMYKNQDIQGMQEMMQGEGSDVKGYEDVLLLDRNRNWIPVMQKMMSKKQVFFAVGAGHLGGEEGVIALLRDAGYTVTPVE; this is translated from the coding sequence ATGCACAAAAAATTTGTTCTTCTTTTTTTATCGGTCATTATGATCACATTAGGGTTAAAAGCCCAGACGGAATCAAGCGGGGATGCCCCTACTGAAAAATCCCTTTTATGGAAAATAGAGGGGAACGGACTGACAACCCCTTCATATCTTTTTGGAACCATCCATATGATAGGAGAAGAAGACTTTATCCTTCGCGAAAATGTAAAATCGGCCCTGGAAAATGCGGCTCAGATTACATTTGAAATCAATATGGATGATATGACCGACATGGCGGCTATGCTTCCCCTGGTCATGAAAATGTTCATGAAAAATGATACGACCCTGCGTGATCTGCTCGTTGAAGAAGATTACCTGTTGGTGAAGGAGCATTTCAAAAAAAGCGACTTGCCGTTGCCCATGTCTTTTCTCGAAAAGATGAAACCGATGTTTCTTACCATGCTCGATCCGGAAGCTATGGGAGGAATGAGCATGGAAGACGGGGAAGTGGTTTCCTATGAGATGGAACTTTATGAAATGGCTCAAAAACAAAATAAGGAAATTGGCGGCCTGGAAACGGCAGAATACCAGATGAGTGTTTTTGATAAAATCCCTTATAAAGCACAAGCGGAAATGTTGGTCCAGGGCATCAAATCTACCGAAGATACGGCGGCCATTGACCAGTTGAAAGTCATGGTGGAAATGTATAAAAATCAGGACATCCAGGGAATGCAGGAAATGATGCAGGGAGAAGGTTCCGACGTTAAAGGATACGAGGATGTCCTCCTGTTGGATCGCAATAGAAACTGGATTCCCGTCATGCAAAAAATGATGAGTAAAAAGCAGGTGTTTTTTGCTGTAGGGGCTGGTCATCTTGGCGGAGAGGAAGGCGTAATCGCCCTGCTGAGAGATGCCGGATACACCGTAACTCCTGTGGAGTAA
- the cysC gene encoding adenylyl-sulfate kinase — MSENIHPVFHKLVGRKEKEQRLNQKSKVIWLTGLSGAGKSTIALGLEQLLFHEGFLAEVLDGDNIRHGINKNLGFSLDDRLENIRRISEVAKLYLNSGLITIAAFISPTREIRKMARELIGQDDFIEIYLSTPLEICEKRDVKGLYQKARRGEIAGFTGIDSPYETPKAPNVIINTTDQEIQESVALVFNYIRPFITLTP, encoded by the coding sequence ATGTCGGAAAACATTCATCCGGTATTTCATAAGCTGGTGGGGCGGAAAGAAAAGGAACAGCGTCTGAACCAAAAGAGTAAAGTCATTTGGTTGACCGGCTTGTCGGGAGCGGGGAAAAGCACCATTGCTCTTGGACTGGAGCAGCTTTTGTTCCATGAAGGATTTTTGGCAGAAGTACTGGATGGGGATAACATCAGGCACGGAATCAATAAAAACCTCGGGTTTAGCCTGGATGACCGGCTGGAGAATATCCGGCGAATATCCGAGGTGGCGAAATTGTATTTAAACAGCGGGTTGATTACCATTGCCGCCTTTATCAGTCCTACCCGGGAAATACGGAAGATGGCCAGGGAATTGATCGGACAGGATGATTTTATTGAAATTTATCTGAGCACTCCGCTCGAAATTTGCGAAAAGAGAGATGTGAAAGGGCTTTACCAAAAGGCCCGGCGGGGAGAAATTGCCGGGTTTACCGGTATTGACTCTCCTTACGAAACCCCTAAAGCCCCCAATGTCATCATCAACACAACGGACCAGGAAATCCAGGAATCGGTAGCGCTGGTTTTTAATTACATTCGCCCATTCATCACGTTAACACCATGA